A region from the Afifella aestuarii genome encodes:
- a CDS encoding DUF2877 domain-containing protein, which produces MIRLFPVTTAGAGAARVLPAGGEGRIIAVFRRSFYASFEKGLICVGPPGFGPGPLHLLAPMAGIASWQSWLDVGERAVAEAGRLLVDDLCFDARSVRPWRASPPLLTSADSLARGLGRLAAEAEDARPAGLGKLIISLDGHVPADHLASDDPVLAKALPIIDALMGWAGRAEVARDAPLPSVKGVLGLGPGLTPSGDDFLAGFLVALQRLGAPHLADRLASSVLPLAATETNAISAAYLACAAKGEAAASLIDAFTEISDGGADLRPHFERIAEIGHSSGWDCLAGMAFAARAMLPALVCRDQSVAEAFGRYAGAL; this is translated from the coding sequence GTGATACGTCTCTTTCCGGTCACAACGGCGGGTGCCGGGGCTGCTCGTGTTCTCCCAGCGGGCGGCGAGGGACGGATCATCGCCGTGTTCCGTCGCAGCTTCTATGCGTCTTTCGAGAAGGGCCTCATCTGCGTCGGCCCGCCGGGTTTTGGGCCGGGGCCTTTGCATCTGCTCGCTCCGATGGCCGGCATTGCGTCTTGGCAGTCATGGCTTGATGTTGGAGAGAGGGCGGTGGCCGAGGCGGGGAGGCTCCTCGTCGACGATCTCTGCTTCGATGCGCGGAGCGTCCGGCCGTGGCGGGCTTCTCCGCCTTTGCTCACCAGCGCGGACAGTCTTGCCCGCGGTCTCGGCCGGCTGGCAGCCGAGGCGGAGGACGCTCGTCCGGCAGGCCTCGGCAAACTGATTATCTCTTTGGATGGTCATGTCCCAGCAGACCACCTCGCTTCAGATGATCCCGTCCTTGCCAAGGCTCTGCCGATCATCGACGCTTTGATGGGGTGGGCAGGCCGTGCAGAGGTCGCCAGAGACGCGCCTCTGCCTTCCGTGAAAGGGGTGCTCGGCCTCGGACCGGGCCTGACGCCCTCCGGCGACGATTTCCTCGCGGGCTTTCTGGTTGCCTTGCAGCGCCTCGGTGCGCCACACCTCGCCGATCGGCTGGCCTCCTCGGTTCTGCCGCTCGCTGCGACGGAAACCAACGCGATCAGCGCCGCCTATCTGGCCTGTGCCGCAAAGGGTGAGGCTGCGGCCAGTCTGATCGACGCTTTTACCGAAATCTCTGACGGCGGCGCAGACCTCAGACCGCATTTTGAACGCATCGCAGAGATCGGTCACAGTTCTGGATGGGATTGTCTGGCGGGAATGGCGTTCGCCGCCCGGGCAATGCTGCCGGCATTGGTTTGCCGCGACCAAAGCGTTGCGGAGGCATTTGGTCGCTACGCGGGTGCCCTTTAA
- the fdrA gene encoding acyl-CoA synthetase FdrA: MLSARLIKGNFQDSVTLMVLSRDLSSLPEVNRVSVMMGTSANKDVFRETGMWHDDLDDATPNDLCIVIDAEGEDAGVADKVAAQVEERLAAMAKGGSKARYPVARSFRRACDQLPKADLALISVAGQYAHGLAKEALDAGLNVMIFSDNVSVEEERDLKEQARERGLLVMGPDCGTAIVGKAPLAFANRIPQGPIAVVGASGTGLQEVTCQIARGGMGISHALGLGGRDLSEKIGGTSAETALDFVAADEASKVVVFVSKPPAAAVRARLLDKLKQLGKPAVALFLGDHPDRRDYGDLHLTRTLDEAAALAVDLARVEEQAASVPAVTAKGIRGLYTGGTLAGEAAQLLAEALDLSPDAAHDEGFMLRTAEHRIIDLGDDLYTRGRPHPMIDPFGRNEMIHALAEDADAAILLVDVVLGFGSHADPAGELARAVEEMRAARGDKAPITVIANLTGVSEDPQDYAAQAKTLEDAGILIADSVRMAVLLALRLITPARAETAKASPLLSEPPAVINIGLRGFADDLASNDVDVVHLKWEPVSDKTEKLRRMAASLI, translated from the coding sequence ATGCTCAGTGCTCGACTGATCAAAGGAAACTTCCAGGATTCCGTGACCTTGATGGTTCTCTCCAGGGACCTTTCGTCTCTTCCCGAGGTGAACCGGGTGTCGGTGATGATGGGAACCTCCGCCAACAAGGACGTCTTCCGCGAAACCGGCATGTGGCACGACGATCTGGATGACGCCACGCCGAACGATCTGTGCATCGTCATCGATGCGGAAGGCGAGGATGCGGGCGTCGCCGACAAGGTCGCCGCCCAGGTGGAAGAGCGGCTTGCCGCCATGGCCAAGGGCGGGTCGAAGGCCCGCTATCCGGTGGCGCGAAGCTTCCGGCGCGCCTGCGACCAGCTTCCGAAAGCCGATCTCGCGCTCATCTCCGTGGCGGGGCAGTACGCCCACGGTCTGGCGAAAGAGGCGCTCGATGCCGGCCTCAACGTGATGATCTTCTCCGACAATGTCAGCGTCGAAGAAGAGCGTGACCTCAAGGAGCAGGCGCGGGAGCGCGGGCTCCTGGTCATGGGGCCGGATTGCGGCACGGCGATCGTCGGCAAGGCGCCTCTCGCCTTCGCCAACCGCATCCCGCAGGGCCCGATCGCCGTGGTCGGTGCTTCCGGCACCGGCCTCCAGGAAGTGACGTGCCAGATCGCCCGTGGCGGCATGGGCATCAGCCATGCCCTCGGCCTTGGTGGTCGCGACCTGTCGGAGAAAATCGGCGGGACCTCCGCCGAAACCGCTCTCGATTTCGTGGCCGCCGACGAGGCGTCAAAAGTCGTCGTCTTTGTTTCCAAACCCCCCGCGGCGGCCGTGCGGGCCAGGCTTCTCGACAAGCTGAAGCAGCTTGGCAAGCCGGCCGTCGCCCTCTTCCTGGGCGATCATCCCGACCGTCGGGATTACGGCGATCTGCACCTGACACGCACGCTCGACGAGGCGGCAGCCTTGGCCGTCGATCTCGCAAGGGTCGAGGAGCAGGCAGCGAGCGTGCCGGCCGTCACGGCGAAGGGTATTCGCGGTCTTTATACCGGCGGCACGCTCGCCGGAGAGGCCGCACAGCTTCTCGCCGAGGCTCTGGATCTGTCGCCGGATGCCGCCCATGACGAAGGCTTCATGCTGCGCACGGCGGAGCATCGCATCATCGATCTCGGCGATGATCTCTACACCAGAGGTCGGCCGCATCCGATGATCGACCCGTTCGGGCGCAACGAGATGATCCACGCGCTCGCTGAGGACGCCGATGCGGCCATCCTGCTGGTCGACGTCGTGCTCGGTTTCGGCAGCCATGCCGATCCTGCCGGTGAACTTGCCCGGGCGGTGGAAGAGATGCGGGCGGCGCGCGGCGACAAGGCGCCGATCACCGTCATCGCCAATCTTACCGGCGTGAGCGAGGACCCACAGGATTACGCCGCGCAGGCGAAGACGCTCGAGGATGCCGGCATCCTCATCGCAGACAGCGTGCGCATGGCCGTCCTCCTGGCGCTTCGGCTGATCACGCCCGCGAGGGCAGAAACGGCGAAAGCGTCTCCGCTTCTGAGCGAGCCGCCTGCCGTCATCAACATCGGACTTCGCGGCTTTGCCGACGATCTCGCCAGCAACGACGTCGATGTCGTCCACCTCAAATGGGAACCGGTCTCCGACAAGACCGAGAAGCTGCGCCGCATGGCCGCGTCCCTGATCTGA
- the rpoH gene encoding RNA polymerase sigma factor RpoH, protein MATGNIPVVSTAEGGLSRYLDEIRKFPMLEPQEEYILAKRYQEHDDRDAAHRLVTSHLRLVAKIAMGYRGYGLPIGEVISEGNVGLMQAVKRFDPDKGFRLATYAMWWIRAAIQEYILRSWSLVKMGTTANQKRLFFNLRKAKSQISALEEGDLKPEQVATIAKRLNVSEEEVISMNRRLSGDASLNAPIRANEGEGGEWQDWLSDDETESQETNLIAQDELQQRRAMLKDAIEVLDERERRIFEARRLSDEPLTLEELSGEFGVSRERVRQLEVRAFEKVQKAMIRASKERDRGAQQRLLADA, encoded by the coding sequence ATGGCCACAGGCAACATCCCCGTCGTATCCACCGCCGAAGGCGGTTTGTCTCGTTATCTCGACGAGATTCGCAAATTCCCCATGCTCGAGCCGCAAGAGGAATATATCCTCGCCAAGCGCTATCAGGAGCATGACGACCGCGATGCCGCGCATCGTCTGGTGACGAGCCATCTGCGCCTCGTCGCCAAGATCGCCATGGGCTATCGCGGCTATGGCCTGCCGATCGGCGAGGTCATTTCGGAAGGCAATGTCGGCCTGATGCAGGCCGTCAAGCGCTTCGATCCGGACAAGGGCTTCCGCCTCGCCACCTATGCGATGTGGTGGATCCGCGCCGCGATCCAGGAATATATCCTGCGCTCATGGTCGCTCGTGAAGATGGGCACGACGGCCAATCAGAAGCGGCTCTTCTTCAACCTGCGCAAGGCCAAGAGCCAGATTTCGGCGCTGGAAGAAGGCGACCTGAAGCCCGAGCAGGTGGCAACGATCGCCAAGCGTCTCAATGTGAGCGAGGAGGAGGTCATCTCCATGAACCGGCGGTTGTCCGGTGATGCCTCGCTCAACGCGCCGATCCGCGCCAATGAAGGCGAAGGCGGCGAATGGCAGGACTGGCTGTCCGACGATGAGACGGAAAGCCAGGAGACGAACCTCATTGCCCAGGACGAACTCCAGCAGCGCCGCGCCATGCTGAAGGACGCGATCGAGGTGCTCGACGAGCGCGAACGGCGGATCTTCGAGGCGCGTCGTCTCTCCGACGAACCGCTGACATTGGAAGAGCTGTCGGGCGAGTTCGGCGTCTCGCGCGAGCGTGTGCGCCAGCTCGAGGTCAGGGCCTTCGAAAAGGTGCAGAAGGCGATGATCCGCGCCTCCAAGGAACGCGACCGCGGCGCCCAGCAGCGCCTCCTCGCCGACGCCTGA
- a CDS encoding DMT family transporter, with the protein MDAKTLPTSSRAAPAEASLDLGSLTLLLLLSLLWGGSFLFMRVAGAEVPVFTLVLLRVGIAAAALWVVIIASGRRLPSRGGIYLRALLMGFLNNAVPFSLITFATVEIGAGAASILNATTPIFTVLIAHVLTADEKMTTNKVTGVVLGFLGVAVMIGLPALRGLTADFLAVLAMLAAATSYGFSAVVGKGFRATDPVVAAAMQLSASTLLMVPVAFLIDRPFATAMPGMAAILSILGLALLSTSLAYVLFFRILARAGGTNAMLVTLLVPVSAVTLGVVLLGESLSAGQFAGMAMIGAGLVVMDGRALRRLRGG; encoded by the coding sequence ATGGACGCCAAAACCCTCCCCACATCTTCTCGCGCCGCGCCAGCGGAGGCTTCTCTCGATCTCGGCAGCCTGACGCTTCTTCTCCTTCTGTCGCTCCTCTGGGGCGGCTCGTTCCTGTTCATGCGCGTCGCGGGTGCGGAGGTGCCGGTCTTCACGCTCGTGCTCTTGCGCGTCGGCATCGCGGCTGCGGCACTCTGGGTCGTCATCATCGCTTCGGGGCGGCGCCTGCCGAGCCGGGGTGGTATTTATCTGCGCGCGCTTTTGATGGGTTTTCTCAACAACGCCGTGCCGTTTTCACTGATCACCTTCGCGACCGTCGAAATCGGTGCGGGAGCGGCCTCCATCCTCAACGCGACGACGCCGATCTTCACCGTTCTCATCGCGCATGTTCTGACGGCCGACGAGAAGATGACGACGAACAAGGTCACGGGCGTCGTTCTCGGTTTTCTGGGTGTTGCCGTGATGATCGGCCTGCCGGCCCTGCGCGGGCTGACGGCTGATTTTCTGGCCGTTCTGGCGATGCTTGCCGCGGCGACGTCTTATGGGTTTTCGGCGGTCGTCGGAAAGGGATTTCGGGCGACCGATCCCGTCGTGGCGGCGGCGATGCAGCTTTCCGCATCGACCCTTTTGATGGTTCCGGTCGCATTTCTCATCGACCGGCCCTTCGCCACGGCAATGCCCGGCATGGCCGCGATCCTTTCGATCCTCGGCCTGGCACTTCTGTCCACGTCCTTAGCTTATGTGCTGTTTTTCCGGATTCTGGCGCGCGCCGGCGGCACGAACGCGATGCTCGTCACGCTTCTCGTGCCGGTGAGCGCGGTGACGCTCGGCGTCGTGCTTCTCGGAGAAAGCCTGTCGGCGGGGCAGTTCGCCGGCATGGCGATGATCGGCGCAGGGCTCGTCGTCATGGACGGACGGGCCCTGCGGCGGTTGCGGGGCGGTTGA
- a CDS encoding carbamate kinase, whose product MTEGIPPRLLIAIGGNATHPEGIRGTPAEQFEVGARLATTLLPLMELNTELVLTHGNGPVAGKILMRNAIARDRVTPMSLDVCGGHSQGGIGYVLMQSFENALRRAGVAREVVYMLTQVVVDADDPAFDNPTKPIGYFYDEEEARALTQEMGWEMREDSGRGWRHVVPSPEPRHIVETAMIGTAAAAGAVVIAGGGGGIPVVRDAEGDLHGVEAVIDKDRTSVLMANLLGIDDLMILTPVPRVAIDFGKPTQRPLEQVTLSEIRRHRADGQFPPGSMGPKIDAAITFLENGGKRVLIGRIEDALAMLKGEAGTSVTADDLA is encoded by the coding sequence ATGACCGAGGGTATCCCTCCGCGCCTGCTGATTGCCATTGGCGGAAACGCCACCCATCCGGAGGGCATTCGCGGCACTCCGGCGGAACAGTTCGAGGTCGGCGCGCGTCTTGCGACAACGCTCCTGCCTTTGATGGAGCTCAACACCGAACTCGTCCTCACGCATGGCAACGGCCCGGTGGCGGGAAAAATCCTGATGCGCAACGCGATCGCGCGCGACCGCGTCACGCCGATGTCGCTCGACGTCTGCGGCGGCCACAGCCAGGGCGGTATCGGTTATGTCCTGATGCAGTCATTCGAGAACGCGCTCAGGCGCGCCGGTGTTGCGCGCGAAGTCGTCTATATGCTGACGCAGGTGGTGGTCGATGCCGATGATCCCGCCTTCGACAATCCGACAAAACCGATCGGCTATTTCTACGATGAGGAAGAAGCGCGGGCTCTGACCCAGGAAATGGGTTGGGAGATGCGCGAGGATTCCGGGCGTGGTTGGCGCCATGTCGTGCCGTCGCCCGAGCCTCGCCATATCGTGGAGACGGCGATGATCGGCACGGCGGCGGCGGCCGGTGCCGTCGTGATCGCCGGCGGCGGCGGTGGCATCCCCGTGGTGCGGGACGCGGAAGGCGATCTCCACGGCGTGGAGGCGGTGATCGACAAGGATCGGACGTCCGTCCTCATGGCGAACCTCCTGGGCATCGACGATTTGATGATCCTGACGCCGGTGCCGCGGGTCGCGATCGATTTCGGCAAGCCGACACAGCGGCCTCTCGAGCAGGTCACTCTCTCGGAGATCCGCCGCCACCGCGCCGATGGACAGTTTCCCCCGGGTAGCATGGGGCCGAAGATCGATGCGGCCATCACGTTCCTGGAAAATGGCGGCAAGCGTGTCCTTATCGGACGCATTGAGGACGCGCTCGCGATGCTGAAGGGTGAGGCCGGAACGTCCGTCACGGCGGACGATCTCGCCTAG
- a CDS encoding DUF1116 domain-containing protein produces the protein MYATINEANAAVLDEMRSARPYLVDVRPAHECIPALAEGHVLMHAGPPIEWAAMTGPMKGAVLGACLYEGWAKTTEEAEAFAQKSVRFVPCHDQSAVGPMGGITSANMPVLVVRNANQGNFAYCNLNEGIGKVMRFGAFEGEVQTRLAWMRDVLAPVLSEALKRNSDGLELSAIMSQAITMGDEFHQRNIAASALLLKALAADIAIGSASAADKEEVLRFLERTDQFFLNVAMAYCKCVMDAGHAVGEGSIVTAMTRNGRDFGIRVSGLGKQWFTAPVNTPVGLFFTGYSQDDANPDIGDSAITETFGVGGAAMVAAPGVTRFVGSGGFNDALETSEEMREIYVEANTTLQIPTWDFQGACMGLDVRRVVESGITPVINTGIAHREPGIGQVGAGVVRPPLECFEQAFEALVEARSKTA, from the coding sequence ATGTACGCAACGATCAACGAAGCCAATGCGGCCGTTCTCGACGAAATGCGCAGCGCGCGGCCTTATCTCGTCGATGTCCGCCCGGCGCATGAATGCATCCCGGCGCTCGCCGAAGGGCATGTCCTGATGCATGCCGGCCCCCCCATCGAATGGGCGGCGATGACCGGCCCGATGAAGGGGGCCGTCCTCGGTGCCTGTCTCTATGAGGGCTGGGCGAAGACGACCGAAGAGGCCGAAGCGTTTGCGCAAAAGAGCGTCCGTTTCGTGCCCTGCCATGATCAGTCGGCGGTCGGCCCGATGGGCGGCATCACCTCCGCCAATATGCCGGTCCTCGTCGTGCGCAACGCCAATCAGGGGAACTTCGCCTATTGCAACCTCAACGAGGGCATCGGCAAGGTGATGCGCTTCGGTGCGTTCGAGGGGGAAGTGCAGACGCGTCTTGCGTGGATGCGCGACGTGCTGGCCCCGGTCCTGTCTGAGGCTCTGAAGCGCAATTCCGACGGGCTCGAGCTCTCCGCGATCATGTCGCAGGCCATCACGATGGGCGACGAGTTCCACCAGCGCAACATCGCCGCCTCGGCGCTTCTGTTGAAGGCGCTCGCCGCCGACATCGCCATCGGCAGTGCGTCGGCCGCCGACAAGGAAGAGGTTCTGCGCTTCCTGGAGCGGACCGACCAGTTCTTCCTCAACGTGGCCATGGCCTATTGCAAATGTGTCATGGATGCCGGGCACGCCGTGGGCGAGGGCAGCATCGTCACGGCGATGACCCGCAACGGCCGCGATTTCGGCATCCGCGTCTCCGGGCTCGGCAAGCAATGGTTCACGGCGCCGGTCAACACGCCGGTCGGCCTGTTCTTCACCGGCTATTCGCAGGATGACGCCAATCCCGATATCGGCGACAGCGCGATCACCGAGACGTTCGGCGTCGGCGGGGCGGCGATGGTTGCGGCACCCGGTGTCACCCGCTTCGTCGGCTCGGGCGGCTTCAACGATGCGTTGGAGACGTCTGAAGAGATGCGCGAGATCTATGTGGAAGCCAACACGACGCTGCAGATCCCGACCTGGGATTTCCAGGGCGCCTGCATGGGTCTCGATGTGCGGCGTGTGGTGGAAAGCGGCATCACGCCGGTGATCAACACCGGTATCGCGCACCGCGAGCCGGGCATCGGCCAGGTCGGCGCCGGTGTCGTGCGCCCGCCGCTCGAATGCTTCGAACAGGCGTTCGAGGCCCTCGTGGAAGCGCGCTCCAAGACCGCCTAA
- a CDS encoding MFS transporter yields the protein MNEQVPIEGRASATASTAAAEKGGIPGWWITIFLFWLGWVFMYADRTVLSPVMQDIQTEFGLNGTELGLISSLFFLAYAALQIPAGILGDRIGRKKVLVPGFLLFGVFTAVSGMVKTFPQLIAARIITGVGEGTYYGPQYGISSEQIPQKFRSLGSAIINSGMAFGIALGLMMSSWVAYTLDLGWRMPFYVLAVLTMITGLLIWVLVKEHPRAKSAEGTSQGSSFKSLIKNRNLLLTYLMVFCSLFGFFMILTWLPYYLQTERGIPAENIGNIASLVAWVSIPGGLLFAHISDRLGKRRPLVLVLVPIAAISLVSIAFLDDVNQMIAAICVYGFFGKLALDPVLIANVADNASKESYGTAFGIFNFVGMSSSILAPTIAGMIADATGSLAANFYLSAVILIVGMLGMMFMKDVRKSAVEKES from the coding sequence ATGAACGAGCAAGTCCCGATTGAAGGCCGCGCCTCGGCTACAGCGTCGACGGCGGCCGCAGAAAAAGGTGGCATCCCCGGCTGGTGGATCACCATTTTCCTCTTCTGGCTCGGTTGGGTGTTCATGTACGCCGACCGAACCGTCCTCAGCCCAGTGATGCAGGACATACAGACCGAATTCGGCCTGAATGGGACCGAATTGGGGCTGATCAGTTCCCTGTTCTTCCTGGCCTATGCCGCCCTCCAGATCCCGGCCGGTATCCTCGGCGACCGCATCGGCCGCAAGAAGGTCCTCGTACCGGGCTTCCTGCTCTTCGGCGTCTTCACTGCCGTCAGCGGCATGGTCAAGACGTTCCCGCAGCTCATTGCCGCGCGCATCATCACCGGGGTGGGCGAGGGCACCTATTACGGGCCGCAATACGGTATCTCTTCGGAACAGATTCCGCAGAAATTCCGCTCCCTCGGCAGCGCCATCATCAATTCCGGCATGGCCTTCGGCATTGCGCTCGGACTGATGATGTCGAGCTGGGTGGCCTACACGCTCGATCTCGGCTGGCGCATGCCGTTCTATGTGCTCGCCGTTTTGACCATGATCACGGGTCTGTTGATCTGGGTTCTGGTCAAGGAGCATCCGCGCGCCAAAAGCGCCGAGGGCACGTCGCAAGGCTCGTCCTTCAAGTCGCTCATCAAGAACCGCAACCTGCTCCTCACCTATCTGATGGTGTTCTGCTCGCTGTTCGGGTTCTTCATGATCCTGACCTGGCTGCCTTACTATCTGCAGACAGAGCGCGGCATTCCGGCTGAAAACATCGGCAACATCGCCTCGCTCGTGGCCTGGGTCTCGATTCCCGGCGGGCTGCTCTTCGCCCACATTTCCGACCGGCTCGGCAAGCGTCGTCCGCTGGTTCTGGTTCTCGTCCCGATCGCGGCCATCAGCCTCGTCTCGATCGCCTTCCTCGACGACGTGAACCAGATGATCGCGGCGATCTGCGTCTACGGCTTCTTCGGCAAGCTGGCACTCGATCCGGTGCTGATCGCCAACGTCGCCGACAACGCCTCGAAGGAATCCTACGGCACCGCCTTCGGCATCTTCAACTTCGTCGGCATGTCGTCCTCGATCCTCGCTCCGACGATCGCCGGCATGATCGCCGACGCCACCGGCAGCCTCGCCGCCAACTTCTATCTCTCCGCCGTCATCCTGATCGTGGGCATGCTCGGCATGATGTTCATGAAAGACGTCCGCAAGTCTGCGGTCGAAAAGGAAAGTTGA
- a CDS encoding ECF transporter S component has translation MRSSLTRSLIIVAVFSLLSFLLGFVKFGGASSIALDAFPSYFVAGFYGPLLGAPVAAVAHLLSAVSGGFPFSVPVHLFIAAEQALWASLFGAILRYSNDVWFLVVAIPAGIVCNGYVGPKLIGWVFPALEAPVSGLIPVLLVASAVNVALAAAAILALRKTPLGHT, from the coding sequence ATGCGTTCCTCTCTGACCCGCTCCCTGATCATCGTTGCCGTCTTCTCGCTTTTGTCCTTTCTTCTCGGCTTCGTGAAATTCGGCGGTGCGAGCTCCATCGCCCTCGACGCGTTTCCCTCGTATTTCGTTGCCGGCTTCTATGGCCCGCTTCTCGGTGCGCCGGTGGCCGCGGTCGCGCATCTTCTCTCAGCCGTTTCGGGCGGCTTTCCGTTTTCGGTTCCGGTGCATCTCTTCATTGCGGCGGAACAGGCGCTCTGGGCATCTCTCTTCGGCGCCATCCTGCGGTATTCGAACGATGTGTGGTTCCTGGTCGTTGCCATTCCGGCCGGTATCGTGTGCAACGGCTATGTCGGGCCGAAGCTGATCGGCTGGGTCTTTCCAGCCCTCGAGGCGCCGGTGAGCGGGCTCATTCCGGTCCTGCTCGTGGCGAGTGCGGTCAATGTGGCGCTCGCGGCCGCCGCGATCCTGGCGCTGCGCAAGACGCCGCTCGGTCATACCTGA
- the allS gene encoding HTH-type transcriptional activator AllS has translation MNSGLPNLDLEAIRTFVAVARLKSFSAAAQHLHRTTSAISYRIKALEDRVGTPLFVRTTRQVTLTSAGMVLLEKATQIFEWLEELPDELRQVGDNVEPHFKLVINNLLYDAGAAAELLDNLSRAFPYTEFELRLAVYMGVWDELLHNGGHMALGAPGFHTINDDFRTHALGTIHWVFVVSPEHPLTQVPEPLSDDDLRRFPAINVQDTAIRLVKRVAWKLSGQKELLVPDLQTKLLGHLTGAGIGFLPEVMVREHLRAGRLVARRVVHPRSSSPLSLVWRQGTTGRVCSHLQELFVRKADVVAPMLRNVDAEDTVEAGQPSAQSFRRATDFN, from the coding sequence ATGAACTCTGGTCTGCCCAATCTCGATCTCGAGGCCATTCGCACATTCGTGGCGGTGGCCCGGCTGAAGAGCTTTTCGGCCGCGGCTCAGCATCTTCATCGCACGACGTCTGCGATCAGCTACCGGATCAAGGCGCTGGAAGACCGCGTCGGCACGCCGCTTTTCGTGCGCACCACCCGTCAGGTGACGTTGACGTCGGCCGGGATGGTTCTCCTGGAGAAAGCCACCCAGATTTTCGAATGGCTCGAGGAATTGCCGGACGAGCTGCGCCAGGTCGGCGACAATGTCGAGCCGCATTTCAAGCTCGTCATCAACAACCTTCTTTACGATGCCGGTGCGGCTGCGGAGCTGCTCGACAATTTGAGCCGGGCCTTCCCCTATACGGAATTCGAGCTGCGGCTCGCCGTCTATATGGGGGTGTGGGACGAGCTGTTGCACAATGGCGGGCATATGGCTCTGGGTGCGCCTGGCTTTCACACGATCAACGACGATTTCCGCACGCATGCGCTCGGCACGATCCATTGGGTTTTCGTGGTCTCGCCAGAGCACCCGCTCACCCAGGTTCCCGAGCCGCTGAGCGATGACGATTTGCGGCGTTTTCCCGCGATCAATGTCCAGGACACGGCGATCCGGCTGGTGAAGCGGGTCGCCTGGAAATTGTCGGGTCAGAAGGAACTGCTCGTGCCCGATCTCCAGACCAAGCTTCTTGGCCACCTGACCGGCGCCGGCATCGGCTTTCTGCCCGAGGTGATGGTGCGTGAGCATCTGCGGGCGGGGCGGTTGGTGGCGCGTCGCGTGGTCCATCCGCGGTCATCCTCGCCCCTGTCGCTGGTGTGGCGGCAGGGAACCACCGGCCGCGTGTGTTCGCACCTGCAGGAGCTTTTCGTGCGCAAGGCCGATGTCGTCGCCCCCATGCTGAGAAACGTGGATGCCGAAGACACCGTCGAAGCCGGGCAGCCGTCTGCCCAGAGCTTTCGCCGCGCCACCGATTTCAATTGA
- a CDS encoding RluA family pseudouridine synthase, with amino-acid sequence MKDHESVLDYTVEPDETGLRLDAFLAARADRLSRSRLKALIKDGHVRVGARKLDEPNYRVKPGETVEVDLPEPEEATPRPEEIPLAIVYEDDDLVVVDKPAGMVVHPAPGAHNGTLVNALLHHCGDTLSGIGGIRRPGIVHRLDKDTSGLLVIAKNDVAHRDLSAQFADHGREGPLKREYCALVWGVPQLRAGSVDAPLDRDTKNREKRAVRRGGRHAVTHYRVEETFQNGLASLVTCRLETGRTHQIRVHMAHIGHPLLGDALYGSGFQSKVAKLPADAADALHSLARQALHARSLGFRHPETGETVLFHSQLPSDFETLLNALRKPSEALQGRN; translated from the coding sequence ATGAAGGATCACGAAAGCGTGTTGGATTACACTGTGGAGCCGGACGAAACCGGCCTGCGCCTCGATGCCTTTCTGGCTGCCCGCGCCGATCGTCTGTCGCGCAGCCGCCTCAAGGCTTTGATCAAGGACGGCCATGTCCGCGTCGGCGCGCGGAAATTAGACGAGCCGAACTACCGGGTCAAACCCGGCGAGACGGTCGAAGTGGACCTGCCGGAGCCGGAAGAAGCCACCCCGCGGCCGGAAGAGATCCCGCTTGCGATCGTTTATGAGGATGATGATCTCGTCGTCGTCGACAAGCCGGCGGGCATGGTCGTTCATCCCGCGCCCGGCGCTCACAACGGGACACTCGTCAACGCCCTCCTCCACCATTGCGGCGACACGCTTTCCGGCATCGGCGGCATTCGCCGTCCGGGCATCGTCCATCGCCTCGACAAGGACACGAGCGGTCTTCTGGTGATCGCCAAGAACGATGTCGCCCATCGCGATCTCTCGGCGCAATTTGCCGATCACGGCCGCGAAGGCCCGCTGAAGCGGGAATATTGCGCGCTCGTCTGGGGCGTGCCGCAATTGCGCGCCGGGTCGGTCGATGCCCCGCTCGACCGCGATACCAAGAACCGCGAAAAACGTGCCGTCCGCCGCGGCGGCCGTCATGCCGTCACACACTACCGGGTGGAGGAAACCTTTCAGAACGGGCTCGCAAGCCTCGTCACCTGCCGTCTCGAGACCGGTCGCACCCATCAAATTCGCGTGCACATGGCCCATATCGGCCATCCGCTTCTGGGCGACGCACTTTACGGCTCAGGCTTTCAGTCGAAGGTCGCAAAACTTCCCGCAGACGCGGCCGACGCCCTTCACAGCCTCGCCCGCCAGGCCCTGCATGCCCGCTCGCTCGGCTTTCGCCATCCCGAAACCGGCGAGACAGTGCTCTTCCATTCGCAACTGCCGAGCGATTTCGAGACACTTCTGAACGCCTTAAGAAAGCCTTCGGAAGCCTTACAAGGCCGTAATTAG